Proteins encoded within one genomic window of Empedobacter falsenii:
- a CDS encoding hemerythrin domain-containing protein, which yields MNLLIELPQTTASHMSYTVTVNLNEACERHHKTLFFCWNIRAGIDNGVDIQRIVDYVNWYGEKVLFKKFEIEENYLFSLLDEDHYLVKRALKEHRRLRRLFKIDAKNPMKSLIYIEEELDLHIRFEEKQMFSEFEKNATQKKLKVIKEQFNSLLTNTDWKDQFWL from the coding sequence ATGAACCTATTAATAGAACTTCCTCAAACAACTGCTTCTCATATGAGTTATACTGTAACAGTAAATCTAAATGAAGCGTGCGAAAGACATCATAAGACATTATTTTTTTGTTGGAATATTCGTGCTGGAATAGACAATGGAGTGGATATTCAACGAATTGTTGATTATGTAAATTGGTATGGGGAAAAAGTGTTATTCAAAAAATTTGAGATAGAAGAGAATTACTTGTTTTCGCTTTTGGATGAAGATCATTACTTGGTAAAAAGAGCATTGAAAGAGCATAGACGTTTGAGACGCTTGTTCAAAATAGATGCAAAAAATCCGATGAAAAGTTTGATTTATATCGAAGAAGAATTGGATTTGCATATCAGATTTGAGGAGAAACAGATGTTTTCTGAATTTGAGAAAAATGCAACACAAAAAAAGTTAAAAGTAATTAAAGAACAATTTAATTCACTTTTAACTAACACAGATTGGAAAGATCAATTTTGGTTATAG
- a CDS encoding ribose-phosphate pyrophosphokinase yields MEQSAFLFSTRGSLELAQKIADQYGQELGKSKIVEFSDGEFVPAFEQPIRGARVFLIGSTMQPTDNLMELLLMCDAAKRASAKSITVVIPYFGFARQDRKDAPRVPIGAKLVAKMLMTAGATRVMTMDLHADQIQGFFEVPVDHLFASTIFVEYIKGLGLDNICIASPDMGGAKRANTYAKYLNADIVICHKERKVANQVDSMMLIGEVEGKNVILVDDMIDTAGTLAKAAELIMEKGAKSVRAIATHGVLSGPAYERLDNSLLTEIAITDSIPLKNTSVSKIKVLSCAPLFADVMHLVHSNKSISQRFVI; encoded by the coding sequence ATGGAACAATCAGCATTTCTTTTTTCAACCAGAGGATCATTAGAATTAGCACAAAAAATTGCCGATCAATATGGTCAAGAACTTGGTAAATCTAAAATTGTAGAGTTTAGCGATGGCGAATTTGTGCCAGCTTTTGAACAACCAATTCGCGGTGCTCGCGTTTTCTTAATTGGTTCAACAATGCAACCAACAGACAATTTAATGGAATTACTTTTAATGTGTGATGCTGCAAAACGCGCATCTGCTAAAAGTATTACAGTTGTTATTCCTTATTTTGGTTTTGCTCGTCAAGATCGTAAGGATGCACCACGTGTGCCAATTGGAGCAAAATTAGTTGCAAAAATGTTAATGACAGCTGGAGCAACTCGTGTAATGACTATGGATTTACACGCTGATCAAATACAAGGATTTTTTGAAGTTCCTGTTGATCATTTATTCGCTTCAACAATTTTTGTTGAGTATATCAAAGGTTTAGGTTTAGATAATATTTGTATCGCTTCTCCAGACATGGGTGGTGCTAAACGTGCAAATACATATGCTAAATACCTTAATGCAGATATCGTAATTTGTCACAAAGAACGTAAAGTTGCAAACCAAGTTGATAGCATGATGTTAATCGGTGAGGTAGAAGGTAAAAATGTTATTTTAGTAGATGATATGATTGATACAGCGGGTACACTTGCTAAAGCTGCTGAATTGATTATGGAAAAAGGAGCAAAATCTGTTCGTGCAATTGCAACGCACGGAGTTTTATCTGGACCAGCTTATGAGCGTCTTGATAACTCTTTGTTAACGGAAATTGCTATAACTGATAGTATTCCATTAAAAAATACTTCCGTATCTAAAATAAAAGTATTATCTTGCGCTCCGCTTTTTGCTGATGTTATGCATTTAGTACATAGCAATAAATCTATTAGCCAACGTTTTGTTATCTAA
- the ruvC gene encoding crossover junction endodeoxyribonuclease RuvC, which translates to MEKIILGIDPGTMVMGFGLIEVKNNKIKLITLDELLLHKLPNQQTKLKKIFEKTLAIIDQYHPDELAIEAQFFGVNVQSMLKLGRAQGVCIAACLHRDMPVVEYAPKKIKMAITGNGNASKEQVAGMLQHLLGLKEIPKRLDATDGLAVAVCHYLNSGKTTGTSSSYSSWDAFVKNNPNRTK; encoded by the coding sequence ATGGAAAAGATTATTTTAGGGATTGATCCTGGAACAATGGTGATGGGTTTTGGTTTGATTGAAGTCAAAAACAACAAAATAAAGTTGATTACTTTAGACGAATTGTTGTTGCATAAACTTCCGAATCAACAAACAAAATTGAAAAAGATTTTCGAAAAAACTTTAGCCATTATTGATCAATATCATCCTGATGAATTAGCCATTGAAGCGCAGTTTTTTGGCGTTAATGTTCAGTCTATGTTAAAACTTGGACGTGCGCAAGGCGTTTGTATTGCCGCTTGCCTGCATCGCGATATGCCTGTGGTAGAATATGCGCCAAAAAAAATTAAGATGGCGATTACCGGAAACGGAAATGCCTCGAAAGAACAAGTTGCGGGAATGTTACAGCATTTACTTGGATTGAAAGAAATTCCGAAACGTTTGGATGCCACAGATGGTCTTGCCGTTGCGGTTTGTCATTATCTAAATTCGGGTAAAACAACTGGAACGTCAAGTTCTTATTCGAGTTGGGATGCCTTTGTAAAAAATAATCCGAATCGAACAAAATAA
- a CDS encoding phosphoenolpyruvate carboxylase, producing the protein MSLPYEKMQNIGSLIPFLYDESQKGLPEGKSPNEIINNFFEKYTDLKTEQEQIDLMFRMIQYIERQVVLFDSIEDAAFPSLHSENEKGSLESIYHIAQAQGKMEQVKTRIEDFVTRVVFTAHPTQFYPTNVQQIIQDLRDAIQQDSVSKIDLLLQQLGKTPFINEEKPTPYDEAVSIIYYLRNVYYQTIGRLYNEINQLFFTESQPLKSPVIQLGFWPGGDRDGNPFVTAEITWKVASLLRTSILKNYYNHLKIVQRRLTFKHVTEPLKALSNLIYENMFNENGTITIDEIKTRLQTIRTILIEQHNGVFLDILDDFITRVDIFGLHFASLDIRQDSRVHQKVINQIVEKYTGINLKDLSEAEQIELLTNPSFTAKPEDFEDDIVIDTIKNVYQLKTIQQRNGELGVNRYIISNSETIFDVLNVYALFKFCGYKDDEIKFDIMPLFETIRGLDGAENTMNKLYNLPIYAQHLERRKQRQSIMLGFSDGTKDGGYIKANWEIYRTKEILSNVSDKNQIEVIFFDGRGGPPARGGGKTHEFYASQGKTIANHEIQITIQGQTITSNYGTMPQAKYNFEQLYTAGIISDVFSTSTSQISPDERTLIDKLATISYQKYEDLKAHPSFLPYLENMSTLNYYGKTNIGSRPSKRGGDKKLEFDDLRAIPFVGSWSQLKQNVPGYFGVGTAINELKKQGHLEDVKDLFKNSSFFKTLIQNSMMSMEKTYFPLTSYMKDDPEYGEFWNILHDEFELSKALCLEISGYTELMQDEPLNKSSVQMREKIVLPLLTIQQFALNKIHHESEFKSVYEQIVMRSLFGNINASRNSA; encoded by the coding sequence ATGAGTCTGCCCTACGAAAAAATGCAAAATATCGGATCATTGATCCCGTTTTTGTACGATGAAAGTCAAAAAGGTTTACCTGAAGGTAAATCGCCAAATGAAATCATCAACAATTTTTTTGAGAAATACACTGATTTAAAAACCGAACAAGAGCAAATCGATTTGATGTTTCGAATGATACAATACATCGAGCGACAAGTTGTTTTGTTTGATAGTATCGAAGATGCTGCATTTCCGTCATTACATTCCGAAAATGAAAAAGGAAGTTTGGAAAGCATTTACCATATTGCGCAAGCGCAAGGTAAAATGGAGCAAGTAAAAACGAGAATTGAAGATTTTGTGACAAGAGTTGTTTTTACAGCACATCCAACACAATTTTATCCAACAAATGTTCAACAAATTATTCAGGATTTACGCGATGCTATTCAACAAGATTCGGTAAGTAAAATTGATTTATTGTTGCAACAATTAGGAAAAACACCTTTCATCAACGAAGAAAAACCGACACCTTACGATGAAGCAGTTTCGATTATTTATTATTTACGAAATGTGTATTATCAGACAATTGGACGATTGTATAACGAAATCAATCAATTGTTTTTTACAGAAAGTCAACCACTAAAATCTCCTGTCATTCAATTAGGTTTTTGGCCTGGAGGTGATCGCGATGGAAATCCTTTCGTTACAGCAGAAATTACGTGGAAAGTAGCAAGTTTATTGCGAACAAGTATCTTAAAAAATTATTACAATCATCTAAAAATTGTTCAAAGACGATTAACGTTCAAACATGTTACAGAGCCTTTAAAAGCGTTGAGTAATTTGATTTACGAAAATATGTTCAATGAAAATGGAACAATTACAATTGATGAAATCAAAACGCGCTTACAAACGATTCGTACAATTTTGATTGAACAACACAATGGTGTTTTCTTAGATATTCTGGACGATTTTATCACACGTGTTGATATTTTCGGATTGCATTTTGCTTCTTTGGATATTCGTCAAGATTCGCGTGTTCATCAAAAAGTAATTAACCAAATTGTTGAAAAATATACTGGAATTAATCTGAAAGATTTAAGCGAAGCAGAACAAATCGAATTGTTAACAAATCCTTCATTTACTGCTAAGCCTGAAGATTTTGAAGATGATATTGTGATTGATACGATCAAAAATGTTTATCAATTAAAAACAATTCAGCAACGAAATGGCGAATTAGGTGTTAACCGATACATTATTTCAAATTCTGAAACCATTTTCGATGTTTTAAATGTTTACGCTTTATTCAAATTTTGTGGTTACAAAGATGACGAAATTAAGTTTGATATTATGCCACTTTTCGAGACGATTAGAGGTTTAGATGGTGCTGAAAATACGATGAATAAATTGTATAATTTACCTATTTATGCACAACATTTAGAACGTAGAAAACAACGTCAATCAATTATGTTAGGATTTTCGGACGGAACAAAAGATGGCGGTTACATCAAAGCGAATTGGGAAATTTATCGTACCAAAGAAATCCTTTCGAATGTTTCGGATAAAAATCAAATCGAAGTTATTTTCTTTGATGGTCGTGGTGGACCTCCTGCACGTGGAGGAGGAAAAACGCACGAGTTTTACGCTTCTCAAGGGAAAACAATTGCAAATCACGAAATTCAAATTACAATTCAAGGGCAAACAATTACGTCGAATTATGGAACAATGCCGCAGGCAAAATATAATTTTGAACAATTGTACACGGCTGGTATTATTTCGGATGTTTTCTCGACAAGTACAAGTCAGATTTCGCCTGATGAACGCACATTGATTGATAAATTAGCCACAATTAGTTATCAGAAATACGAAGATTTGAAAGCGCATCCTTCATTTTTACCTTATTTAGAAAATATGAGTACGCTTAACTATTATGGAAAAACGAATATCGGAAGCCGTCCGAGTAAACGAGGTGGTGATAAAAAATTAGAGTTCGATGATTTGCGCGCTATTCCATTTGTGGGTTCTTGGAGTCAATTAAAACAAAATGTTCCAGGATATTTTGGTGTTGGAACGGCTATAAATGAATTGAAAAAACAAGGTCATTTAGAGGATGTAAAAGATTTATTCAAAAATTCGAGCTTCTTCAAAACGTTGATTCAAAATAGTATGATGTCGATGGAAAAAACTTATTTTCCATTAACTTCTTATATGAAAGATGATCCTGAATATGGTGAATTTTGGAATATTTTGCACGATGAATTTGAATTATCAAAAGCATTGTGTTTAGAAATTTCGGGTTACACAGAATTGATGCAAGATGAACCATTGAACAAATCTTCGGTACAAATGCGCGAAAAAATTGTGTTACCATTATTAACGATTCAACAATTTGCGTTGAACAAAATTCATCATGAAAGTGAATTCAAATCAGTCTATGAGCAAATTGTAATGCGTTCGTTATTCGGAAATATTAATGCGAGTCGAAATTCGGCTTAA
- a CDS encoding RrF2 family transcriptional regulator, whose protein sequence is MFSKACEYGIKACVFIAQESVEGKRVNLKQIANSINSPEAYTAKILQQLVKANVISSVKGKMGGFQMDAAHLEDIKLVNIIKAIDGDGLYHSCILGLVECDANKPCALHSRVFAIRNDLRGMLEKTSMFNLIDDLEKGIAFLKH, encoded by the coding sequence ATGTTTTCTAAAGCGTGCGAATATGGAATTAAGGCTTGTGTGTTTATTGCACAAGAATCTGTAGAAGGAAAGAGAGTCAATTTAAAACAAATTGCAAATTCGATTAATTCTCCAGAAGCTTATACAGCCAAAATTCTTCAACAATTAGTTAAAGCAAATGTGATTTCATCTGTCAAAGGAAAAATGGGAGGTTTCCAAATGGATGCAGCGCATTTAGAAGATATCAAATTAGTGAATATCATCAAAGCGATTGATGGAGATGGTCTTTATCACAGTTGCATTTTAGGTTTAGTAGAATGCGATGCTAACAAACCTTGTGCTTTACATAGCCGTGTTTTTGCAATTCGTAATGATTTGCGAGGAATGCTAGAAAAGACATCGATGTTTAATTTGATTGATGATCTTGAGAAAGGAATAGCTTTTCTTAAGCATTAA
- a CDS encoding glutaminyl-peptide cyclotransferase, whose product MKKYLIAASVCATVFSSVLFSCKDSTGKNNTAITEIVSKIEQNKYKIGDKIDIPLTNLDGITKVVVSVDGQEVPADFTIDGKTIGLGNHTVNLKFFKGEEETNSRDFTFVVYANEPAAQWNYEIVGTYPHNPDYFTQGFYFKNGNIFEGTGLRGGKTRLIEYKLGATEPTKLYQIKDDVFGEGITELNGFIYQLTWQDRVIYKYDLNFNQVQKFDMPAQIIEGWGITTIGKELAVTEGSQRIHFFDENFNYLRTVQAFDNTQPYSYLNEIEFHDGLIYANVYLKSGHADNSNIVVIDPQTGAVKAEFNFAELKGKQGNPQAQELNGIAFKDNGNMLLTGKNWDKIFEIKIKK is encoded by the coding sequence ATGAAAAAATATTTAATCGCTGCCTCAGTTTGTGCAACAGTTTTCTCTTCAGTGTTATTTTCTTGTAAAGATTCGACAGGAAAAAACAATACTGCAATCACTGAAATTGTTTCGAAAATTGAACAAAATAAATACAAAATTGGCGACAAAATCGATATTCCATTAACTAATTTGGATGGAATTACGAAAGTTGTAGTTTCGGTGGATGGACAAGAAGTTCCTGCTGATTTTACGATTGACGGAAAAACAATTGGATTAGGAAATCATACGGTTAATTTGAAATTTTTCAAAGGAGAAGAAGAAACAAATTCGCGCGATTTTACGTTTGTGGTTTATGCAAATGAGCCGGCTGCACAATGGAATTATGAAATTGTAGGAACTTATCCACATAATCCTGATTATTTTACGCAAGGTTTTTATTTCAAAAACGGAAATATTTTCGAAGGAACTGGACTTCGTGGAGGAAAAACGCGTTTGATTGAATATAAATTGGGTGCAACTGAGCCTACAAAATTATACCAAATTAAAGACGATGTTTTTGGAGAAGGAATTACAGAACTGAATGGTTTTATTTATCAATTAACATGGCAAGATCGTGTGATTTATAAATATGATTTAAACTTTAATCAAGTTCAGAAATTTGATATGCCAGCACAAATTATCGAAGGTTGGGGAATTACAACAATCGGTAAAGAATTAGCTGTAACAGAAGGTTCTCAACGAATTCATTTCTTCGACGAAAACTTTAATTATTTAAGAACTGTACAAGCTTTTGATAACACACAACCGTATAGTTATTTGAATGAAATTGAGTTTCACGATGGTTTAATTTATGCAAATGTTTACTTAAAATCTGGACATGCAGATAACAGTAATATTGTGGTAATTGATCCGCAAACTGGCGCTGTAAAAGCTGAGTTTAATTTCGCTGAATTGAAAGGAAAACAAGGAAATCCACAAGCACAAGAATTGAATGGAATCGCTTTCAAAGACAACGGAAATATGTTATTAACAGGTAAAAACTGGGATAAAATCTTTGAAATTAAGATTAAGAAGTAA
- a CDS encoding 50S ribosomal protein L25/general stress protein Ctc has protein sequence MKSITIQGVKREDLGKVATRNLRNAEQVPCVVYGSGEPIHFSADEKAFKSLVYTPDAHTATIELADGAKIQAILQDIQFHPVTDKILHVDFYQLNEDKPVTMEVPVRLVGRARGLVAGGVLRFNMRKLKVRAIPANLPDEIEIDITPMRIGHKMYVETLKNDNYTFAHPDNAVVVAIRTSRNAVKDADQDEDED, from the coding sequence ATGAAGTCAATTACAATTCAAGGTGTAAAAAGAGAAGACTTAGGTAAAGTGGCTACACGTAACCTACGTAATGCTGAACAAGTACCTTGTGTGGTTTACGGTTCTGGAGAGCCTATCCACTTTTCAGCTGATGAAAAAGCATTCAAATCATTAGTTTACACTCCAGATGCTCATACAGCAACTATCGAGTTAGCTGATGGAGCTAAAATTCAAGCAATTTTACAAGACATCCAATTTCACCCAGTAACGGATAAAATCTTACACGTAGATTTTTACCAATTAAACGAGGACAAACCAGTAACTATGGAAGTTCCAGTTCGTTTAGTAGGACGTGCTCGTGGTTTAGTAGCTGGTGGGGTTTTACGTTTCAACATGCGTAAATTAAAAGTTCGTGCTATTCCAGCAAACTTACCAGACGAAATCGAAATCGATATCACTCCAATGAGAATTGGTCACAAAATGTATGTAGAAACATTGAAAAATGATAACTACACATTCGCTCATCCAGATAACGCAGTAGTAGTAGCTATTCGTACTTCTCGTAACGCTGTTAAGGATGCTGATCAAGACGAAGACGAGGATTAA